The Anaerolineae bacterium genome includes the window AGGGCCACCCGCAAGGCGCTGAAGAACATCACTCCCAAAAACACCACCCCGCTCCAGCGCCGCGAGACCAGCCAGACGCCCGCGGTCAGGGCGCCCCAAAAGGCAGCATGGTCGCTGGGGAAGGCCCCATGTTGCTGACGGAACACCTCCACCACCTGCGCCCAGACCGTCGGGTCAATAGGCGCCTGCAAGGGCATCCAGGTCAACGGCACGGGGCGCGCGGTCCAAAACGCCAGAGGACGCGCCGCCGCGAAGGCCAGCACGGCACCGATGAGGGTGGTCAGCACCGCCAGACGATGCCGATACACCTCGTCTTCTTCGTCCCACTGCTCCGCCTGCTGCTCCCCCTGGGCAAACCACAGGGCCACCAGGATGGCGCTGGCCAGGATCCAGGGGGTCACATCCGAGAGAAACAGCGCCGCATGGAAGTACTGGGGCTTGAGCGCAATGAGGTGATTCAGCCACAAAACCGCAGACTCATCCCAACCCATGCCGCCTTATCCTTCGCCTCATTCGAACACTTCTTCCTCGGCCTCTTCCTTGCGTCCAAACCAGCGTCGGCCGAAGAACACAATGGCCCAAACCGCCAGCGCCGTAACCACGATGGCGGCGGTGATCACCATCCAGGGCTTGGGCAATGGGAGCAACGGCTCCCGTTTCACAACCACCGGTTTGAATTCCGGCGACTGCTCCACCGCGCGGTAGATAACCTGCGTGCGGCCATTGTCGCGCACCAGAGCGACCGAGCCGGGCTCGTCCACCGGCGGGACCTGCTTCAGGAGCGCTTCCAGGGCGCGTTGGGCACCCGCCGAGGTGGCTCCAAAAGCCAGCAAGGCCACCCGGTCTTTGTTCCAGGGCGAGGGACCTTCGCGCAACAGTCCCTGTCCGGGGTCTTGCAAGGCCTGATAAAGCCCTTCCTCGCCGCGATAGCCCGGCACAGCGCCCATTTTCTCCAAAGCCGCCTGCAGCAAGGGGTGCTCCTCCTTGGCCCCGAAGAGCACCACATGCGCCTCAACCAGCCGGGGGTCGTCGGCCTTCACCTGCGCCACCAGCCGAAAGCCCAGGTCAGGGTGACCATAGAGCCCCAGCAGCGCGGACAGGGCCAGTCCCTGTTCGATTTGTTGCGCAACGGGTTGGGGCGGCAAAATCAACAGGGTGGGTTCTATGGCATCCGTGCGCACAAAGGGATACGGGAAAGCCTGCAAATCGGGCAGGGAATCGTAAACATGAGGCACATAAAAGGTGGTATCCGCCTGGAGAATGGTCCAGGCCGCGTCGGGATGCACCACCTCACAATCCTGTTCCCGGAGATAGTTGCCCACCTCCATGCGCACGATGAGCCTCGATGGGACACGGCCCTGCAAATCGCGGTTCAGGCGGGCGACAGGCAAATCGAAGGCCATCTCATGTTGATCAAAATCTGGCCCGGTGCGCACGCTGCCCACCGGCACATCGTTGATGTACACCGTGATGTACGATTCGCGGGAGGTAAGGGCCGGGCTGGTCTGGTAGCGCAAGATGAGTTGGCTTCCCTTATCCCACACCCAGCCGGGGGGGCGATAGAAGTAAAAGTACTCGTTGTGCACCCCCGTCCCTTTGACCTTGCGATCCGTCTCGCCCAACTGGGCAAAAGTGGTCATATCGGTGGACCAGGGCGGCGGCACGGGGGCCACCTCGGGAAGCGGGTCGCCCACAAACTGGAAAGTGCCCTGCAGCGCGGCAAAGGTGCGCGACCGGGCGAAAACCTCTCCAGCCCGCCTGACCCCTTCCTGCGTAGCGCCACTGACCACCAACACATAGCGGGCCGCGTTCCAGGGGGCCATCAGGAGTTGGATCACGCCGTGCCCGGCCGGCGCCACCTGCCCGGCCGCGTCCACAAAACCGCTCCCTTTCCAGGGCGCCGGCAAACGAGCGCCGTTTTCCTGCAGCCAGGGCAATCGCTCCGGTGGCCCCACAAAGATCACCTGGGCATCCGGCACATTCTGAGGGTCGAACGCCGAGGCCAGGATAACCTGGAAGGCCGGTTGGGTGTTGGCCGCCTGGGCCAGACGGGCGGCCAACCATCCTGCGGTGGTCAACTCTGTGTCGGTCGGTTCATCAGGCAAGACAAACACCAGGGGCGGCGCGGGAGCGTACTCCTCGGCCCCCTGCACCACCAGATCCAACGCCAACTGGCCCAGGTCGGGTTTGGGTTCGCGCAACGCGGGGGTGATGGTCAACGCCGTGCTCGGCGCGATTTCCACCCATTGCGCCGGGTTGTTCGTCTCCTCACACACTTCGTCGGTCACCCGCAGGTAGCCCTGAAAGCGCAAGGAAAGGCCCTTGCGCCCCAGCCAGTTAGCCGGGATGGGAATCTGCACCGTGTGCCAGGTCTCATCGGCCTCCAGCGAGATGCTGGCCACCTCCAACCCGTTGGCGATCACCGTCAAGGTGGAACGGGGGCGCAGAAGCGAGGAGGCGCGATAGGTCAGCGAGAGTTCGGCCGGAGAGGAAAAGGCCCAATCCGTTCGAAAGGGGATCCACACCCGAACCGTGCCGTACATCCCCCGGAGGGCCAAAGGCTCGCGATACCCCACTTGCTCCAGGGTCACCGTCTGCTCGCCCGGTGCCGGGGTGCGCTCCAACCTTGGGGCGGCCTGGGCATCGGGGAGCCCCCCGAATAGAGCCAGCCACCCCAACAGCGCGACAAGCACACTCCTTACCCACAAGTGCTGGCGCATGTGTTGTCTCCTTTCTGCATGACGCGGCACACGCCGATCTCCCCCCATCTGTCCCCTGGTAGGCCTCAAGCCTTAACCAAAGATTCGATGGCTTCTTCCACCGAAGGATAGACGCGAAACACGCGATCCAACAAAGTCAATTCAAGCGCCCGCCGGACCTGACC containing:
- a CDS encoding phosphatase PAP2 family protein, coding for MGWDESAVLWLNHLIALKPQYFHAALFLSDVTPWILASAILVALWFAQGEQQAEQWDEEDEVYRHRLAVLTTLIGAVLAFAAARPLAFWTARPVPLTWMPLQAPIDPTVWAQVVEVFRQQHGAFPSDHAAFWGALTAGVWLVSRRWSGVVFLGVMFFSALRVALGYHYPTDMVAGFALGMMGLAIAFALRRKMSWLLNPLLMQVDARPHWAYALGLLILLDLSQRMAWFFGLLATWLGVYFPH
- a CDS encoding cellulose biosynthesis cyclic di-GMP-binding regulatory protein BcsB, coding for MRQHLWVRSVLVALLGWLALFGGLPDAQAAPRLERTPAPGEQTVTLEQVGYREPLALRGMYGTVRVWIPFRTDWAFSSPAELSLTYRASSLLRPRSTLTVIANGLEVASISLEADETWHTVQIPIPANWLGRKGLSLRFQGYLRVTDEVCEETNNPAQWVEIAPSTALTITPALREPKPDLGQLALDLVVQGAEEYAPAPPLVFVLPDEPTDTELTTAGWLAARLAQAANTQPAFQVILASAFDPQNVPDAQVIFVGPPERLPWLQENGARLPAPWKGSGFVDAAGQVAPAGHGVIQLLMAPWNAARYVLVVSGATQEGVRRAGEVFARSRTFAALQGTFQFVGDPLPEVAPVPPPWSTDMTTFAQLGETDRKVKGTGVHNEYFYFYRPPGWVWDKGSQLILRYQTSPALTSRESYITVYINDVPVGSVRTGPDFDQHEMAFDLPVARLNRDLQGRVPSRLIVRMEVGNYLREQDCEVVHPDAAWTILQADTTFYVPHVYDSLPDLQAFPYPFVRTDAIEPTLLILPPQPVAQQIEQGLALSALLGLYGHPDLGFRLVAQVKADDPRLVEAHVVLFGAKEEHPLLQAALEKMGAVPGYRGEEGLYQALQDPGQGLLREGPSPWNKDRVALLAFGATSAGAQRALEALLKQVPPVDEPGSVALVRDNGRTQVIYRAVEQSPEFKPVVVKREPLLPLPKPWMVITAAIVVTALAVWAIVFFGRRWFGRKEEAEEEVFE